Genomic DNA from Balneolales bacterium ANBcel1:
CCCTCAAACTTGCCGGTTTCTGCAATTGCCCGGCGGAAAAGGGTATTGTTATATACCTTGTAGTTCAGGTTGTTTTTCCGGAACTCGTTGCGAAGGTCATTCAACTCGGCAACCGACATTCCCTTGAAGTTGGTCAGATAAAGGGCATCGGCGTCCTTGAGTTGTTCAACCAGGTTTGCAACAATTTCTTTTTTTTCAGCTAATGTAGCCATGGAACTAATACTGTTCGATTGTTAGGATTGTACAGCCGATTTTGAAATGGGAATACCGGGGCCCATTGTCGAACTGAGAGTTACACTGCGGATATAAGCCCCTTTTGCGGAAGAGGGACGCAGTTTTATCACAGTCTTCAGGAATGCCTCTACGTTATCCCTGATTTGTGATGCCTCGAAGCTGCTTTTGCCAATGGAGGAATGGAGAATCCCGTACTTGTCGACCCGGAAATCGATTTTACCTGCTTTTACGTCATTGACGGCGGTAGCAACATCCATTGTTACGGTTCCGCTTTTGGGGTTCGGCATCAGGCCACGCGGACCCAAGACTTTACCAAGACGCCCGATTTTTCCCATCACATCCGGTGTGGCTACAATGACATCTATATCAGTCCATCCTTCCTGGATTTTCTCAATATAGTCGTCCAAACCAACGTGATCGGCTCCCGCCTCTTTTG
This window encodes:
- the rplA gene encoding 50S ribosomal protein L1 translates to MPKRGKKYIEAQKLIEAGKEYSLEEASELAKKTSNTKFDASIDIDIKLGVDPRHADQMVRGTVSLPHGTGKTVRVLALVNPSKQEEAKEAGADHVGLDDYIEKIQEGWTDIDVIVATPDVMGKIGRLGKVLGPRGLMPNPKSGTVTMDVATAVNDVKAGKIDFRVDKYGILHSSIGKSSFEASQIRDNVEAFLKTVIKLRPSSAKGAYIRSVTLSSTMGPGIPISKSAVQS